In one window of Streptomyces sp. FXJ1.172 DNA:
- a CDS encoding FmdB family zinc ribbon protein — MPTYQYQCTECGEGLEAVQKFTDDALTECPNCGGRLKKVFSAVGIVFKGSGFYRNDSRGSTSSSSPASKSSGTSSSSTSSSDSKPSSSSSASSSSSSASSSAA, encoded by the coding sequence GTGCCGACCTACCAGTACCAGTGCACCGAGTGCGGCGAGGGCCTCGAGGCGGTGCAGAAGTTCACCGATGACGCCCTGACCGAGTGCCCCAACTGCGGTGGCCGCCTGAAGAAGGTGTTCTCCGCGGTCGGCATCGTCTTCAAGGGCTCCGGGTTCTACCGCAACGACTCCCGCGGCTCCACGTCGAGCAGCAGCCCGGCGTCGAAGTCGTCCGGCACGTCTTCGTCCAGCACGTCTTCGTCCGACTCGAAGCCGTCGTCGTCCTCGTCCGCCTCGTCGTCGTCGAGTTCCGCCAGCAGCTCCGCCGCCTGA
- a CDS encoding potassium/proton antiporter produces the protein MRSRAPRANQGREPPLTVHHLNQLLLVCSLVLLVAVAAVRISSRSGLPSLLVYLGIGILMGQDGIGHIHFANAAMTQVMGYAALVVILAEGGLGTKWKEVRPVLASASVLATLGVAVSVGVTAAGAHYLVGLGWRQALIIGAVVSSTDAAAVFSVLRRIPLPARVTGTLEAESGFNDAPVVILVVAFSMAGPVEHWYILLGEIFLELAIGAAIGLAVGWFGSWGLRRVALPASGLYPIAVLAIAVTAYAAGALAHGSGFLAVYLASMMLGNAKLPHWPATRGFADGLGWIAQIGMFVLLGLLVTPHELGDDVWPALVIGLALTMVARPLSVVLSLAPFRVPWQEQTLMSWAGLRGAVPIILATIPMVNGVTGSHRIFNIVFVLVVAYTLVQGPTLPWLARTLRLGEEGEAADLGIESAPLERLRGHLLSVSIPEGSRMHGVEVNELRLPTGAAVTLVVRDEKSFVPLPTTVLRRGDELLVVATDPVRDAAERRLRAVAHGGKLAGWLGANGAGAAR, from the coding sequence GTGCGTTCGCGCGCCCCGCGCGCGAACCAAGGAAGGGAACCGCCGCTGACTGTCCACCACCTCAACCAGCTCCTGCTCGTCTGCTCCCTGGTCCTGCTGGTCGCCGTCGCGGCCGTCCGGATCTCCTCCCGCAGCGGGCTTCCCAGCCTGCTCGTGTACCTGGGGATCGGCATCCTCATGGGCCAGGACGGCATCGGGCACATCCACTTCGCCAACGCCGCGATGACCCAGGTCATGGGGTACGCGGCCCTGGTCGTGATCCTCGCCGAGGGCGGTCTCGGCACGAAGTGGAAGGAGGTCCGGCCGGTCCTGGCGTCCGCTTCCGTCCTCGCGACCCTCGGCGTCGCCGTCAGCGTGGGCGTCACCGCGGCGGGCGCCCACTACCTGGTCGGGCTGGGGTGGCGGCAGGCGCTCATCATCGGCGCGGTGGTGTCGTCGACGGACGCGGCGGCGGTCTTCTCGGTACTGCGGAGAATTCCCCTCCCCGCGCGCGTGACGGGCACGCTGGAGGCCGAGTCCGGCTTCAACGACGCCCCCGTGGTGATCCTGGTCGTCGCCTTCTCCATGGCCGGCCCCGTCGAGCACTGGTACATCCTGCTGGGCGAGATATTCCTGGAGCTGGCCATCGGCGCCGCCATAGGGCTGGCGGTGGGCTGGTTCGGGTCCTGGGGACTCAGGCGCGTGGCGCTGCCCGCCTCCGGCCTCTACCCGATCGCCGTGCTGGCGATCGCCGTGACGGCGTACGCCGCCGGCGCCCTGGCGCACGGCAGCGGCTTCCTCGCCGTCTACCTGGCCTCGATGATGCTCGGCAACGCCAAGCTTCCGCACTGGCCCGCCACGCGCGGCTTCGCCGACGGGCTCGGCTGGATCGCCCAGATCGGCATGTTCGTCCTGCTCGGCCTGCTGGTCACCCCGCACGAGCTGGGCGACGACGTCTGGCCCGCCCTGGTCATCGGACTGGCCCTGACCATGGTGGCCCGCCCGCTGAGCGTGGTCCTCAGCCTCGCGCCGTTCCGCGTGCCCTGGCAGGAGCAGACGCTGATGTCGTGGGCGGGACTGCGCGGCGCCGTACCCATCATCCTGGCGACCATCCCGATGGTGAACGGCGTCACCGGAAGCCACCGCATCTTCAACATCGTCTTCGTGCTGGTCGTGGCCTACACCCTGGTCCAGGGCCCGACCCTGCCCTGGCTGGCGCGCACGCTGCGGCTGGGCGAGGAGGGCGAGGCCGCCGACCTGGGCATCGAGTCGGCGCCCCTGGAGCGGCTGCGCGGGCACCTGCTGTCCGTCTCGATCCCCGAGGGCTCCCGGATGCACGGCGTGGAGGTCAACGAGCTGCGGCTGCCGACCGGAGCCGCCGTCACCCTCGTCGTACGCGATGAAAAATCGTTCGTCCCGCTGCCCACGACGGTGCTGCGCCGGGGCGACGAACTCCTGGTCGTCGCGACCGACCCGGTGCGCGACGCGGCGGAACGGCGCCTTCGCGCGGTCGCCCACGGCGGCAAGCTGGCGGGGTGGCTGGGCGCGAACGGGGCGGGTGCCGCGCGGTGA
- a CDS encoding low temperature requirement protein A: MTSSSDPAPASPGAPHSPGVLRRLTARGRDEAHRVSSPLELFFDLCFVVAIAQAGVQLVHAVSEGHAGDGILNYAMQFFAIWWAWMNFTWFASAYDNDDALYRVVTLVQIAGVLVLAAGISRAFQQHDYLVVWIGYVIMRLAMAAQWLRAAGSASGTERSTARRYACGVLLCQVGWAGLVVLPGPARPWVFLVMAVAEMCVPLFAEKDHETSWHPHHIAERYGLFTIIVLGETVSAATVAVKSAVDEHNALGELLPIAAGGLLIVFSAWWIYFAVPIHGHLRSNGQAFLWGYGHYLIFASAAAIGAGLEVAVEQAVGKAHISVLAASAAVTLPTALYLLTVWALHSRHFKVGIAQQLVLPVTALLVICCTFLGHWAVLAAGLVSAAAVATGTALTARTAGRKRTANATEPAG, translated from the coding sequence ATGACGTCGAGTTCCGATCCGGCGCCCGCTTCCCCGGGCGCGCCCCACTCCCCCGGAGTCCTGCGGCGGCTCACCGCGCGCGGGCGCGACGAAGCGCACCGGGTCTCCTCCCCGCTGGAACTCTTCTTCGACCTGTGCTTCGTCGTGGCGATCGCACAGGCGGGCGTGCAGCTGGTGCACGCCGTCTCCGAAGGACACGCGGGCGACGGAATCCTCAACTACGCCATGCAGTTCTTCGCCATCTGGTGGGCCTGGATGAACTTCACCTGGTTCGCCTCGGCGTACGACAACGACGACGCGCTCTACCGGGTCGTCACCCTGGTGCAGATCGCCGGCGTCCTGGTGCTGGCCGCCGGCATCTCCCGGGCCTTCCAGCAGCACGACTACCTGGTGGTCTGGATCGGCTATGTGATCATGCGGCTGGCGATGGCCGCGCAGTGGCTGAGAGCCGCGGGATCGGCCTCGGGCACGGAGAGAAGCACGGCGCGCCGCTACGCGTGCGGTGTGCTGCTGTGCCAGGTCGGCTGGGCCGGGCTGGTGGTGCTGCCCGGGCCCGCACGGCCCTGGGTGTTCCTCGTGATGGCGGTCGCGGAGATGTGCGTACCGCTGTTCGCCGAGAAGGACCACGAGACCTCCTGGCACCCGCATCACATCGCCGAGCGGTACGGCCTGTTCACCATCATCGTGCTCGGCGAGACGGTCTCCGCGGCGACGGTCGCCGTGAAGTCGGCCGTGGACGAGCACAACGCGCTGGGTGAGCTGCTGCCGATCGCGGCGGGCGGCCTGCTGATCGTCTTCTCCGCCTGGTGGATCTACTTCGCGGTGCCCATCCATGGCCACCTGCGTTCCAACGGGCAGGCGTTCCTGTGGGGCTACGGTCACTACCTGATCTTCGCCTCGGCCGCGGCGATCGGCGCCGGCCTGGAGGTGGCCGTGGAACAGGCGGTCGGCAAGGCCCACATCTCCGTGCTGGCAGCCTCGGCGGCCGTGACCCTGCCCACGGCGCTCTACCTGCTGACGGTCTGGGCGCTGCACTCGCGGCACTTCAAGGTCGGTATCGCCCAACAGCTGGTGCTGCCGGTCACGGCACTGCTGGTGATCTGCTGCACCTTCCTCGGCCACTGGGCGGTGCTCGCGGCAGGGCTCGTGTCCGCGGCCGCGGTGGCGACCGGGACGGCGCTGACGGCGCGCACGGCCGGCAGAAAGCGTACGGCGAACGCCACGGAGCCGGCCGGCTGA
- a CDS encoding L,D-transpeptidase: protein MTTPDIAARRALGACAALMVGALTLTACGGNASAGNDKGGKDSPKTSTAKIAISAKDGSTGASINATGVKVSDGKLTDVKMTVAGSGQSVAGAISADGSSWRPKAQLERGTKYEVAATAKDANGRTAAANSIFTTVTSANSFIGTYTPDDGSTVGVGMPVSFTFDKAITDKKAVQSHITVNASSGQQVAGHWFGDQRLDFRPQEYWKAGSKVTMKIDLDGVQGTSGVYGVQKKTVSFTVGRSQVSTVDASTQMMTVVRDGKTIKTVPISAGSAQHTTYNGQMVISEKFVQTRMNGSTVGFGGEYDIADVPHAMRLTSSGTFIHGNYWYDKGNPPFGSAGTSHGCVGLADVQGAQGDTSAKWFYDNSLIGDVVIVKNSPDSTVAPDNGLNGWNMPWSAWTAGSAA from the coding sequence GTGACAACGCCGGACATTGCAGCGCGGCGCGCACTGGGGGCCTGTGCCGCCTTGATGGTCGGCGCCCTCACCCTGACCGCTTGCGGCGGCAACGCCAGCGCCGGCAACGACAAGGGCGGCAAGGACTCCCCCAAGACGTCGACGGCGAAGATCGCGATCTCGGCGAAGGACGGTTCGACCGGCGCGTCCATCAACGCGACCGGCGTGAAGGTCAGTGACGGCAAGCTGACCGACGTGAAGATGACCGTGGCGGGGTCCGGGCAGAGCGTGGCCGGGGCGATATCGGCGGACGGCAGCAGCTGGCGGCCGAAGGCGCAGCTGGAGCGCGGGACGAAGTACGAGGTAGCCGCGACCGCGAAGGACGCGAACGGGCGCACCGCGGCGGCCAACTCCATCTTCACCACCGTCACCTCGGCGAACAGCTTCATCGGCACCTACACACCGGACGACGGCAGCACGGTCGGGGTGGGCATGCCGGTGTCGTTCACCTTCGACAAGGCGATCACCGACAAGAAGGCCGTGCAGTCGCACATCACGGTGAACGCCAGCAGCGGTCAGCAGGTGGCCGGGCACTGGTTCGGGGACCAGCGGCTGGACTTCCGGCCGCAGGAGTACTGGAAGGCCGGGTCCAAGGTCACGATGAAGATCGACCTGGACGGGGTCCAGGGCACGAGCGGCGTCTACGGGGTGCAGAAGAAGACCGTCTCCTTCACCGTCGGGCGCTCGCAGGTCTCCACGGTCGACGCCAGCACACAGATGATGACAGTCGTGCGGGACGGCAAGACGATCAAGACGGTGCCGATCTCCGCGGGCAGCGCGCAGCACACGACGTACAACGGGCAGATGGTGATCTCCGAGAAGTTCGTGCAGACCCGTATGAACGGCTCGACGGTCGGCTTCGGCGGGGAGTACGACATCGCGGACGTGCCGCACGCGATGCGGCTGACGTCATCGGGGACGTTCATCCACGGCAACTACTGGTACGACAAGGGGAACCCGCCCTTCGGCAGCGCGGGCACCAGCCACGGCTGTGTCGGGCTCGCAGACGTGCAGGGGGCGCAGGGCGACACCTCGGCCAAGTGGTTCTACGACAACTCGCTCATCGGGGACGTCGTGATCGTGAAGAACTCCCCCGACTCGACGGTCGCCCCGGACAACGGGCTCAACGGCTGGAACATGCCGTGGAGCGCCTGGACCGCGGGAAGTGCCGCCTGA
- the mscL gene encoding large conductance mechanosensitive channel protein MscL, producing the protein MSEKKEPSVWHGFKAFLMRGNVVDLAVAVVIGAAFTNIVNSVVKGVINPLVGAIGTQNLDHYSSCLKAPCQVAADGTVKSGVPILWGSVLGATLTFLITATVVYFLMVLPMSRYLARQAAQKAAREGTKEVIEVTELEVLKEIRDALVAQRGSGHDER; encoded by the coding sequence GTGAGCGAGAAGAAGGAACCGAGCGTCTGGCACGGCTTCAAGGCCTTCCTGATGCGCGGCAACGTCGTCGATCTGGCGGTCGCGGTGGTCATCGGCGCGGCCTTCACGAACATCGTGAACTCGGTGGTCAAGGGGGTCATCAACCCGCTGGTCGGAGCGATCGGTACGCAGAACCTGGATCACTACAGCTCCTGCCTGAAGGCCCCGTGCCAGGTGGCCGCGGACGGCACGGTCAAGAGCGGTGTGCCGATCCTGTGGGGCTCCGTCCTCGGTGCCACGCTGACCTTCCTGATCACCGCGACGGTGGTGTACTTCCTGATGGTCCTGCCGATGTCGAGGTATCTGGCCCGGCAGGCGGCACAGAAGGCCGCGCGGGAGGGCACGAAGGAGGTCATCGAGGTGACCGAGCTGGAGGTGCTCAAGGAGATCCGCGACGCGCTGGTCGCCCAGCGTGGGTCGGGGCACGACGAGCGCTAG
- a CDS encoding MFS transporter, protein MESTVTTEPAENPSASSRPGYGQLLRTRGAWTFLLPGFAARQPFAMLTLSIVLLVQHTTGSYGAAGAIAAATGVSMALFAPYSGRLADRYGQRAVLVPGVLVHTLSGLSLTALALAHAPLWALFLAAVPTGASVPQVGPMVRARWGVKLQGSSLMATAAAFESVTDELTFVFGPLLATALCTAVTPAAGLVTEGALTLVGGLLFAAQKGTQPPVSTDGGHARVKHDSALRVPGVRVLVVTFLGIGSVFGGMQVSLAAFTESIGEPGLNGVLYGVFAAGNMLSGIVCGAIAWKAAPQRRLVVGYTALAIVASALWTAHSVLLLAGLGLLVGMCIAPALITGYTLVEGLVPAGSRTEAFTWLTGAVALGQAAAVTVAGQLEDRLWDGAGFLVPMAGTVLALVTLLALRSRLVSRQRNLTVARGVGHRVPVTVD, encoded by the coding sequence GTGGAGTCCACGGTCACCACCGAGCCGGCGGAGAACCCGTCGGCGTCGTCCCGCCCGGGATACGGACAGCTGCTGCGCACCCGCGGCGCCTGGACGTTCCTGCTCCCGGGTTTCGCCGCGCGCCAGCCGTTCGCGATGCTCACCCTCTCCATCGTGCTGCTCGTGCAGCACACCACCGGCTCGTACGGTGCCGCAGGCGCCATCGCGGCCGCCACCGGCGTGTCCATGGCGCTGTTCGCTCCGTACAGCGGCCGCCTCGCCGACCGCTACGGCCAGCGTGCCGTGCTGGTCCCCGGCGTTCTGGTGCACACGTTGTCGGGCCTGTCCCTGACGGCGCTGGCGCTCGCACACGCACCGCTGTGGGCGCTCTTCCTGGCGGCCGTCCCCACGGGTGCCTCGGTGCCGCAGGTGGGCCCGATGGTGCGGGCGCGCTGGGGCGTGAAGCTGCAGGGCTCCTCCCTCATGGCCACCGCGGCAGCGTTCGAGTCGGTCACGGACGAGCTGACCTTCGTCTTCGGTCCCCTGCTCGCGACCGCGCTGTGCACCGCCGTGACGCCGGCGGCGGGCCTGGTCACGGAGGGCGCGCTGACGCTCGTGGGTGGTCTGCTGTTCGCCGCCCAGAAGGGCACGCAGCCGCCGGTGAGCACCGATGGCGGGCACGCGCGCGTGAAGCACGATTCCGCGCTGCGCGTGCCGGGCGTGCGCGTGCTGGTCGTGACGTTCCTGGGTATCGGGTCCGTGTTCGGCGGCATGCAGGTGTCGCTGGCGGCGTTCACCGAGTCGATCGGCGAGCCCGGCCTGAACGGCGTCCTGTACGGCGTCTTCGCCGCCGGAAACATGCTGTCGGGCATCGTCTGCGGCGCGATCGCCTGGAAGGCCGCCCCCCAGCGCCGCCTGGTCGTCGGCTACACGGCGCTCGCGATCGTCGCGTCCGCCCTGTGGACGGCACACTCCGTGCTGCTGCTCGCCGGGCTCGGCCTGCTGGTCGGCATGTGCATCGCACCGGCGCTGATCACCGGCTACACGCTGGTCGAGGGCCTGGTCCCGGCCGGCTCCCGTACCGAGGCCTTCACCTGGCTGACCGGCGCGGTCGCGCTCGGGCAGGCGGCCGCCGTCACCGTGGCGGGCCAGCTCGAGGACCGGCTGTGGGACGGCGCGGGATTCCTGGTGCCGATGGCCGGCACCGTGCTCGCGCTGGTGACCCTGCTGGCGCTGCGGTCGCGGCTGGTCTCGCGGCAGCGGAACCTGACCGTCGCACGTGGCGTCGGTCACCGCGTGCCGGTGACGGTGGACTGA
- a CDS encoding P1 family peptidase has product MTVDALTDVAGVRVGHATRREDGWLTGTTVVLAPEGGAVAAVDVRGGGPGTKETDALDPRNVVQRVDAIVLTGGSAYGLDAASGVMAWLEEQGRGVRVGPDPAHVVPVVPAACLFDLGRGGNFRARPDAATGRAAVEAAAVALPGARVPQGCVGAGAGAVAGRIKGGVGTASTVLDSGITVAALAVVNAAGAVADPGTGALYGELLLDGRVEYPQEDVVEAARRRLDEAAAKSAPPPLNTTLAVVATDADLSKAQAQKLAGTAHDGIARAVRPVHLLHDGDTVFALATGTRPLDGHALALNDILAAGADLVTRAIVRGVHAAESVDGPGGVWPSYGELYGQR; this is encoded by the coding sequence ATGACAGTTGACGCATTGACGGACGTCGCCGGGGTACGGGTCGGGCACGCCACCCGCCGCGAGGACGGCTGGCTCACCGGCACCACGGTCGTCCTCGCTCCCGAGGGCGGCGCCGTCGCCGCGGTGGATGTGCGTGGCGGCGGCCCCGGCACGAAGGAGACCGACGCCCTCGACCCGCGCAACGTGGTGCAGCGGGTCGACGCGATCGTGCTGACCGGTGGCAGCGCGTACGGGCTCGACGCGGCCTCCGGGGTGATGGCCTGGCTCGAGGAGCAGGGCCGCGGAGTACGGGTGGGACCGGACCCGGCGCACGTCGTGCCGGTGGTGCCCGCCGCGTGCCTCTTCGACCTGGGACGCGGGGGGAACTTCCGCGCGCGGCCCGACGCGGCGACGGGGCGCGCGGCGGTGGAGGCCGCGGCGGTGGCCCTGCCGGGTGCCCGGGTGCCCCAGGGGTGTGTCGGGGCCGGCGCGGGCGCCGTGGCGGGCCGGATCAAGGGTGGGGTGGGCACCGCGAGCACGGTGCTCGATTCGGGGATCACCGTGGCCGCGCTGGCGGTCGTGAACGCTGCGGGAGCCGTGGCGGATCCCGGAACGGGAGCGCTGTACGGGGAGTTGTTGCTGGACGGGCGGGTGGAGTACCCGCAGGAGGACGTGGTCGAAGCCGCGCGCCGGCGCCTCGACGAAGCTGCCGCCAAGAGCGCACCGCCCCCGCTCAACACGACGCTCGCGGTGGTGGCCACTGACGCGGACCTCTCCAAGGCGCAGGCGCAGAAGCTGGCGGGGACGGCGCACGACGGGATCGCGCGCGCCGTACGGCCGGTGCATCTCCTGCACGACGGGGACACGGTGTTCGCGCTGGCGACCGGCACGCGTCCGCTCGACGGGCACGCCTTGGCGCTCAACGACATCCTGGCCGCCGGTGCGGATCTTGTGACGCGCGCGATCGTCCGGGGTGTGCACGCCGCCGAGTCGGTCGACGGGCCGGGCGGAGTGTGGCCGTCGTACGGGGAGCTGTACGGACAGCGGTAG
- a CDS encoding S-methyl-5'-thioadenosine phosphorylase — MANAEIGVIGGSGFYSFLDEVREVQVDTPYGPPSDSLFLGEIAGRRVAFLPRHGRGHHLPPHRINYRANLWALRSLGVRQVLGPCAVGGLRPEYGPGTLLVPDQLVDRTKARVQTYFDGLPLPGGTVPNVVHVSMADPYCPAGRAVALKAARGRDWEPVDGGTLVVVEGPRFSTRAESLWHQAQGWSVVGMTGHPEAALARELELCYTSLTLVTDLDAGAETGEGVSHEEVLQVFAANVDRLRGVLFDAVAALPETGARDCLCVNALGGMDPGFELP, encoded by the coding sequence ATGGCGAACGCAGAGATCGGCGTAATCGGCGGCTCGGGCTTCTACTCGTTCCTCGACGAGGTGAGGGAGGTCCAGGTGGACACCCCCTACGGGCCGCCCAGTGACTCCCTCTTCCTCGGTGAGATCGCCGGCCGGCGGGTCGCCTTCCTGCCCCGGCACGGCCGCGGCCACCACCTGCCGCCGCACCGCATCAACTACCGCGCCAATCTGTGGGCGCTGCGCTCCCTCGGTGTCCGGCAGGTCCTCGGCCCGTGCGCGGTGGGCGGGCTGCGCCCCGAGTACGGCCCGGGCACCCTGCTCGTACCCGATCAGCTGGTCGACCGTACGAAGGCCCGGGTGCAGACGTACTTCGACGGGCTGCCGCTGCCCGGCGGCACGGTGCCGAACGTCGTGCACGTCTCCATGGCCGACCCCTACTGCCCCGCCGGGCGGGCCGTCGCCCTGAAGGCGGCGCGCGGCCGGGACTGGGAGCCGGTGGACGGCGGCACTCTGGTCGTGGTCGAGGGGCCGCGCTTCTCCACCCGTGCTGAATCGTTGTGGCACCAGGCGCAGGGCTGGTCGGTCGTGGGCATGACGGGCCACCCCGAGGCGGCGCTCGCCCGGGAACTGGAGCTGTGCTACACCTCGCTGACCCTGGTCACCGACCTCGACGCGGGCGCCGAGACCGGCGAGGGCGTCTCGCACGAGGAGGTGCTGCAGGTGTTCGCCGCCAACGTGGACCGGTTGCGCGGCGTGCTGTTCGACGCGGTGGCGGCGCTGCCGGAGACCGGGGCGCGGGACTGCCTGTGCGTGAACGCGCTCGGCGGGATGGACCCGGGCTTCGAGCTGCCGTAG
- a CDS encoding DUF6227 family protein, which translates to MSVPYETAAYEPAESPESPEEHLARLLGRALNSFELPDEVVQQLDCALAQDSSLHSAYHSAGLHRETYRHTWLLADGSALTLWELVHNPTPGGAPEHEVYADEEELQTATARLGLPPDAPEFELPALMRLWAIPEPRHVFASDDSADHARRLLRRAENPDRPGAETAALLATATAHEITQAFGRPGRAGRVGLSYALYEHAFLLLDGREVSLWEVEHTATPDGRHMCEVYMSEDAARDAMERRAARQG; encoded by the coding sequence TTGAGCGTTCCGTACGAGACAGCAGCGTACGAACCAGCCGAGTCGCCCGAGTCTCCGGAGGAGCATCTCGCGCGGCTCCTCGGCCGTGCCCTGAACTCCTTCGAGTTGCCGGACGAGGTGGTACAGCAGCTCGACTGCGCGCTGGCGCAGGACAGTTCGCTGCACTCCGCGTACCACAGCGCGGGGCTGCACCGGGAGACGTACCGGCACACCTGGCTGCTCGCCGACGGCTCGGCCCTCACGCTGTGGGAACTCGTCCACAACCCCACGCCGGGCGGCGCCCCGGAGCACGAGGTGTATGCCGACGAGGAGGAGTTGCAGACGGCCACGGCGCGGCTCGGACTGCCGCCGGACGCCCCGGAGTTCGAGCTGCCCGCGCTGATGCGGCTGTGGGCGATTCCTGAGCCCCGGCATGTGTTCGCCTCCGACGACTCGGCGGACCACGCGCGCCGGCTTCTGCGCCGCGCGGAGAATCCGGACCGGCCCGGCGCGGAGACGGCGGCGCTGCTGGCGACAGCGACCGCACACGAGATCACGCAGGCGTTCGGGCGCCCGGGGCGGGCCGGGCGAGTGGGGCTGAGTTACGCGCTGTACGAGCACGCGTTCCTGCTGCTGGACGGGCGCGAGGTCTCCCTGTGGGAGGTGGAGCACACGGCCACACCGGACGGGCGGCACATGTGCGAGGTCTACATGTCGGAGGACGCGGCACGGGACGCCATGGAGCGGCGCGCGGCGCGACAGGGGTAG